TGTAGCAAGGAAATAATAAGCAAGAACAATAATCAGCCAAAAAGTCGATCCGAATTTTTCCGGTGTTAGTTTTGCTAAAAGATCTGCAGGCCCTTTCATAAAAACCGTACCTACAAATATGAGTAAAACAACGGCGAAAATTCTCATAATCAATTTCATAATCGGACCCAGATATACACCTGAAAGCTCTGAAATACTGGCACCGTCATGTCTTTCGGAAATCATGCCCGAAAGGTAATCATGTACGCCGCCCGCAAAAATTGTTCCAAGTCCGATCCAAAAGAAAGCAGAAGCTCCCCAAAGAGCTCCTGAAATCGCTCCAAAAATCGGTCCCAATCCCGCTATATTCAATAATTGAATCAAGAATACGCGGCCTGTCGATAAAGGAACATAGTCAACGCCGTCCTGCTTGGATATTGCAGGTGTAGGTGCAGAAGAAACTCCAAATACTTTTTGGACATATTTTCCATAAACAAAATGTCCTACAATAAGTATTGCCAAACAAATAAAGAATGTAAGCATACTCGCCTCCTTGTAATAGTACGGTAATAGTTTACCATATAATTTAAAAAAAATACACTAAAAAAACAATTTTTATATATAAAAATAGCCGATTATGACTAATCGGCTATTTAAATTTTACAAAGCTTTGTGACAGAACCAGAAATCGTAACCGTCATATTCCTTTAAGCGCTTTTTAGCTTCCGCTTCTGTGGGAGGCGGGGGAATGATGGCTCTGTCCTTGATAAGACCGTTATTAGGCCAATCTGCAGGCAAAGCAACCTTATTCTTATCCGAAGTTTGCAGAGCTTTAACGGCTCTAACAATTTCTTCCATATTTCGGCCGATCTCCTGAGGATAGTAAAGAACAAGCCTTACCTTTCCATTGGGATCAACGATAAATACTGCACGGACAGTGTTAGTGCCTTTTCCGGGGTGTAAGAGTCCGATTTGGTTTGCAATGCTGTCATTTGCAGCAATTACAGGGAAAGTAATCTCAACACCGAGTTTTTCTTTAATCCATTCAATCCATTTTAAATGGCTCTGCATTTGGTCGATTGAAAGACCGATTAGTTTTACACCGAGTTTTTCAAACTCAGGCATGAGCTTTTGAAAAGCTACAAATTCCGTAGTACATACGGGCGTAAAATCGGCGGGGTGGCTAAAAAGCACAAACCAACTGCCTTTAAGATCACATGGAAGCTTCATAGGTCCATGTGTTGTTGAAACCGCTAACTGGGGGAAGTCATCTCCCAAGAGGGGCATATTCATTGTCATTTGTTCCATAATTCTCTCCTTAAAAAATTATTTTAAAGCAAACTTTTTTAAATAACTTTTAGTACTTTTAAAAGATTTTTTAGCATCTTTCAATTATATACAAGCAAATTTCATGCTAAACATAAAAAAATTAAAATAAGATGCATTTTAATAAAAATACAGGGATTTTTTATTAAAATATTTAGAATTTCGATAAAAATAGCGCATTTTAGATAAAATCCACACTGATATATCGGTGCGTTATCACTGATATATAGGTGTACCGATATATCAGTGATAATATTTTTCCTTTAAGTATAGGAAAAGGGCTGCATTCATAATAGCATGAGTGTAGGGCGGATTACCCATGTTTTGAATAACTTTTTTAACGGGGATTTCAAGAATATTTAAAAATTCATCTTCATCAAGGTTTTGCTTTCCTTCTACCTTGTCCAGCTCCGCCAAAAAAACGGTACAAGAGTTTTCCATTATTGCAGGGTTGGGGGACAATACCGACAAGCATTTTATTTTTTTAGGCGTGCGGCCTGTTTCTTCCAAAAGCTCCCGTAAAGCCGCATCTTCTGTCTTTTCTCCCTCATCAACAACACCTCCGGGAAATTCTATGCAGACACTTTCCGAACCGTGTCTCCACTGTTGAACCATAACAAAAATATCTTCGCCTGATGAGTTTCGGTACACGGGAATAACAATAACCCAGCTGGGAGCCTTTAAAGAAATAAAGGTCTTTTTTTCTCCTTCAGGAGAAATACTGTCTTTTTCGCATACGGTAAAGACCCTTGTTTTTAAGATTTCTCTGGAAGCGTCAGGCTTCCATTCAATCCCGTTATTCTTTTCCATAAAAAATCGCAATTCTCCATTTGACATATCAAGAATTTCGGGTTATTCTATTATAAAGCGAATTTAATTGCAATAGGAGGTTTTTATGGCAATTATAACTATTTCACGCAAAATCGCTTCCTTTGGTGACGAAACAGCGATTGAGCTGGCCAAGCTTTTAAATTACAACTTTGTTGACCGTAAGTCGTTGGAAAAAGATTTGCTTGCAAAAGGAATTTCGGAAGTACAGTTAAAAAAATATGATGAGCGCAAGCCTAGCTTTTGGGCATCCCTTTCGAGGGAAAGAGATTCCTACTTTGATTATCTGCGCGAAGCAGTATATGAGCATGCTTCTTCAGGTAACAGCATTTTTATAGGCAGGGGAGGGTTCGCAATCTTGAGACATGTGCCGGGCCTTTATTCGGTACGCTTGGTTGCTGCCGACGATATAAGAATTTCAAGATTGATGAAGGAATTCAATTATTCTGAAAAAGATGCACGCGCACTGATGGAAGAAAGCGATAATAATAGGGACGGATTCCATAAGAATTTTTTTAATACGGTTAATGAGGACTCGTCCGAATATAATTTAGTTATAAATACGGGGCATATAACGCCTCTTCAGGCCGCCGAGATAATCAAATACGGGTTTGAAAAAACCGTAAGCAAAGAAGAGGCTGCCTCAGGTGATAAAAGATTAAAAGAGCTTTTATTGGCTCAAAGAATCGTCAATCATATTTCTTTTGATTTGAAACTTCAAATATATTTTCTTGAAGCCGATATTTCGAAAGATGAGATTATTTTACATGGTGTCGCCGACAACGCAGGCCTTATTCAAAAAGCCATAGATGTTGCTCAAGAAATGTCGGAAGGCCGCAAGGTTTCTTCAGCGATAAGCATGGTAAACGAATATAAGCCCTTTCCGTAGGAACTAAAAAAATCGGCCGAAGTCAATTCCGGCCGATTTTTTCTTTTTAATAAAACAAGTCTATTCTACGGTGTAACCCGCATCTTCAATAGCTTTTTTTAGGTCTGCAACTGCAACACTTTCAGGATGAGTGATAGTTGCGGTTTTTGCACCTAAATCTATTTCGGCTGAAACGCCCGAAATCTTTGTTAAAGCTTCCTTAACATGGGAAACACAATGTTGGCACTGCATGCCGTTTACCTTTAATACAGTATTCATAAGTTCTTTCTCCTTGATTTTATTTTTATCCGTCAGGCAAGATTCTGTAGAGCCTGCATCACGGTTTATTTTATATTTTCTTTTGGGCTTAAAATAATTTAAACGCAAGGCATTGCTTACAACAGACACCGAGCTTAGACTCATAGCAGCTGCTGCAATCATTGGGCTTAAAACAATTCCGAAGAGGGGGTAAAAAGCTCCTGCCGCCAAGGGTATACATAGAGAATTATAAAAGAGAGCCCAAAAAAGATTTTCTTTTATATTCCGCATAACGGCACGGCTTAACTGAATAGAATCTACAGCCGTTTGTAAATTATCGTTCATCAAAATAATATCGGCACTTTCGATAGCTATATCGGTTCCGTTTCCTATGGCTATGCCTACATCGGCTGTCATAAGGGCAGGGGCATCGTTTATTCCGTCGCCTATCATAGCCGTTTTAAGACCGGCTTGGTGCAATTTTTCGATTTCGTTCTTTTTGTTTTGAGGTAAGAGTTCGGCAGTGAAATCATCCACTCCGGTTTGAGCCTTTATAGCATTTGCCGTTTTTTTATTGTCGCCCGTAAGCATTATGGTCTTTATGCCCATCGCCTTAAATTCGGCTATTGACTCAATACTGCCTTCCTTAATTTTGTCGGCAACAGCTATAATTCCTATGAGCTTTGCACCCGTATTGGTTTCCAAAGAACTTCCGCCTGTACCGCCGCTTACGCCAATCAAAAGAGGTGTTGCTCCCTTTTCCGCAAGGGCATCAATTTCGGCCTTGGCATGGGAAATTTCAATATTGTTTTTTTGGAAGAGCTTTTCATTTCCTGCAAAGATTTTTAGGCCCGAAGCTTCTTCCATACCCGAAATCCCGAAACCGTGTTCAGCCTTAAAGTCCTTAATTTTCAAAGCCTCTAAGTTTTTTTCTTTTGCCCGTTTTATAACGGCATTTGCGAGGGGGTGCTCGGAAAGCACTTCAAGACTATAGGCAAAGCTTAAGACTTCGTCCTCGCTAAAGTTTTCGTTTTTTTTAATATCGATTACGTCGGGGCGGCCTTGGGTTATTGTACCGGTCTTATCCAAGACTACGGTGTTTGTTTTATGAGCCGTTTCAAGAGCTTCTGCAGAGCGGATTAAGATACCCAGCCGAGCACCCTTGCCTGTTCCGGCCATAATGGCTGTAGGCGTTGCAAGGCCTAGGGCACAGGGGCAGGAAATTACAAGTACCGAAATCGCTCTGGAAAGAGCAAATTCAAAGCCTTCGCCTGCAATCAGCCAGATAAAAAGCGTAATCACCGCAATAGCTATGACCGCAGGCACAAAGTAGTTGCTTATCTTATCTGCGAGTTTAGAAACGGGAGCCTTCGAGGCCGAGGCTTCTTCCACAAGGGCAATTATTTGGGAAAGGGTTGTATCATCACCAACCCTTTCAGCCTTAAAGGTAAAGGTTCCCGATAAGTTTATGGAAGCGCTTACTACCTTGTCTCCTGCGGTTTTTTCGACAGGGAGGCTCTCGCCCGTAATTGCAGCCTCATCTACTGAAGAATTCCCTTCGACTATGATACCGTCAACGGGAATGGAAAAACCGGGCTTGATTAAAATCAAATCTCCCTTTACAATTTCTTCAACCGGAATTTCCTCTTCATTACCCTTCCTTATAACAAGGGCGGTTTTGGGCCTAAGATTCATCAGCTTTGTAATTGCCTGAGAAGTTTTTCCTTTTGCATTGGCTTCAAGGAATTTCCCCAAGGTTACGAGGGTTAAAATCATCGCAGCCGATTCAAAATAAAGATCTCCGGCAAAAAGCCTTACCGTTTCCATATCTCCGTGCCCCATTCCGTAGGCCATCTTATAAATAGCAAAGATGCCGTAAATAAGGGCCGCGCCGGAACCGACCGCAACGAGGGAGTCCATATTGGGAGCCTTGTTTAAAAAAGCCTTAAAGCCCCCCGTAAAGAATTTTTTATTTATAATCAGCACGGGAAGAGCAAGCAGAAATTGAGTAAAACTAAAAATAAGAGCATTTTCTATTCCGTGCAAAAAATGAGGAATCGGAAGAGAAGCCATGTGTCCCATCGATACATAAAAAAGAGGAATCATAAAGACTAAAGACAAGATTAGCCTTTTTTTTATTCTATCTCTTTCAAGTTTGGCGGCATCGTTTTGAAATGAGCGGGTACCGGAAGTCTTACCGTCAGCCGAGTTTTTATTTGAAGAAGAGTTTTTTAAACCCTCGGCAAGCGAGGCTCCGTATCCGGCTTTTTCGACAGCATCTATAATCTTATCTGTACCAAGGATAGCCTCATCGTAATTGACGCTCATGCTGTTGGTTAAAAGATTTACCTGTACCTCGGCGGCTCCTTCAAGTTTTTCGACAGCCCTTTGAACATGGGAAGAACAAGCCGAGCAAGTCATTCCCGTAATATTGAACTTTATTTTTTTACTCATGTTACTAATATACAACTTTTTAGCGGAAAGGTCTAGGATTTTTTAAGGGGCTGTAATAAAAAACTCCGAAAGGAATTGGAGCATTCCAGACGGAAAAAACAAAAATACTTTTTAAAAGATGATAAAGTTAATTATAAGCTTTCGATTTCTTCAACAGAAAGGCCGGATATTGTGCAAATATCACTAATCGGATAATTCATCTTTTTCATCAGCTTTGCCGTTTCGAGTTTATTTTGGTAAGAGCCATTAGCAAAGCCTTGTTGTATCCCTTTTATTTCTCCCTGCAATATTCCTTCTTCAATGCCTTTTCGATAACCTTCGCTTATACATGAAGCCCTGTCATGTTCATATTTCATACGGGAATCATAAAGCCATTTATCTCTAGGACTCATTTCCATTACAGAAATAGCGGCATTTGCTTTTTTCATCGTCGGAGATTCTTGTTCTAACATTTTTCTTACCTCCCTGTCATCAGTTTCTATAAATTTAAGCCAATTTAATAAGCGTTTAGCTTTATTATCTTTACATTGTCCTTCTTTTAAGAGCCTTGCCTTTTCAAGGTTTAATATATGAATCTCAAGTTTTGAAGCTAAAGGCTCTTTTGTATCTTTTTCCAGAACAAGATATTTGTTGTGCAAACGCTTATTTTTATCAAAGCCTTTTCCTATCAAATTTATTGTAATACATTTTGGGAGATTTGTATAGTCTTGACCTTGTTTTATGGCTTCATTGTACATTTTAGACCAATAATATAAGGTTCTTTCAGGAAAATCAAAATGCCAACTGTTTTGAATTTCAATGTCGACAAAGGTTCCGTCTTTTAGCCTTAACTTGATATCCAAGATACCTAGCTTTTCACTTAAAAGTTCTTTATGAAACTCCTTATCCAGAAGTTCCAAACCTGCGATATTCTCAGGCGGAATATCCAGTATACATTCCAGTAAGTCCTGTAGTACGTCTTTGTTTTCTTCCGCTCCGAAGACTCGCTTAAAGGCGTAGTCGTTGCGGAGAGTGATTTTAAATAGTTTTTGCATAATTAAGCCTCGTTAATAATTTTTTTTAAGAAGAAAAATTTTTCCCCTTTCATAATTATTATAGAAATTGTTTGCAATAAATAGTAAAATTCTATTGATTTCAAACTCAATTAAAGAATTGACTAAAACCTTGGTAACAATACGGGTTCTTAGGGCAGAGCCCTAAGCGGAATTTTGGCGAAAGGAGGGGTCATAGGGGAGGAAGATACCTTTCTCCGAAAAAGGGGTTTTCCTCCCCTAAACCATTTTGCTTGATACGCAATTGTAAATCCTCCCCTCTTTTGCTATACTCTTCCTTATGGCAAGACAGACTTACGGGACAACACCTTGGGGTGCATGGTTTTTGGAGATGCTGAAGGCCTATGATGATTCAGGCCGATTGTCCAGAGGAAAAACTTATGCAAACACAGGGAAGGTAAATTCTCTTGTGGTAAACGGGCAAACGGCGGGAGCAAAGGTTAAGGGGAACTATTCTCCTTGGTACCATGTGTATTTTAAATTTCCGCCTCTTTCAAAAACAAATGAAACCGCAATCCGCTCAATCTTAGAAAAACATCCGATTGAACTTGCAGGTCTTAGGGCGGGAATTATGAGCCCCGCCCTCATCGAGGCCTTAAAGAAAAAAAAGGTAAGGCTCATTCCAGCCCGCTGGAATTTAATCGAAAGGGACTGCACCTGCCCCGATTCGGGAGACCCTTGCAAGCACATGGCGGCCGTTCTTTTTTTACTTGCCAAAGAAATAGACCATGACCCGCGCCTCTTGTTTAAGCTTGCGGACTTTGACATCGATTCTATAAATGTACTGGAAACCGAAGTCTTCGAAAAAGGCGGAACACAAAAACTTGGGCTTCTCCAAGAGCAGCCCGTTCCGTTAAGCCTCCGTAAAAATGAAACCTTAAATGAGGCAGCAAACTTGTCTTCAGACTCATCAGTCAATGAGGCCGTTCATAATTCTTGTGAATTACGGAGCCCTTTAAAGTTTTCCCTTGGGGAATCCTATCTTCCGCTGATAACAAATATTCTTCCTCCTGAACCTAATTTTACATCAAGCGATTTTATAATCAAGCTGACGGAATTTTATCATAAGGCGGTTTTAAATTACGGACTCAACTTTTACAGTCAAGAAAAGCAAAACGAAAAACAAGAAGAAAAATCGGTAAACCCTTTTTTGTTTGCGAGGGTAAAAATAAATATCGACAATATCCGAAAACAAAAAAGAGCTTTCCCCCTTGAGCCTAAAAGCCCTCTAACGATAAACATAAAATTAAACGAAACCAGCGAAATAAATCAAACTCTTCTGCAAGCTCAAAGTTTTTATAAAACAAGAAACAGCTTAAATGAGATGAGCCCCTCGGTTAAAATTCTTTTTTCTCTCTTTGCCCTTGCAGGAAAACTGATTCAAAGCTCTGCATTTATACCTGCCGTATTTACCGAAAACAAAAAGCTTTTTATCTTTTGGAAAAGCCTTTCGGCTTCTTCCGAAATAAAGGCCGACATTCTTAAATTTGCAGCTTCCCTCACAAAGGACTTTTTTCTTCCGGTTGAAAAATGGGGAAGGCTCTACTGTGCAGAACTTTTGCTTACAGCTCTTTTAACCGAATATGCGGCATCTTTAAAATTCTTTCCTAACAAGTCCTATACTAAAGATAAAGAAATAGACAAGCTCTTTTTTTCAAATGAAGAAATCGACATAAGTGTTCCCGGCAAGCGGAATTTGGATACGGTAATTTATTCTTGGCTTTCGGTTTTAAATTACAGTAATTGCGGATATGAATACCGTTTAACCTTGGAGGCCTTAAAAGATGACGAATTCTTTTTGCTTTCCGCCCTTGTCCGCAAGGCTAAAGAAAAGCAAATAGAGGCAAGCGATGACTCCTTTGCTCTTGAAGCAGAGGCACCCTTTGCCGAATTAAATATTGCGGCAAAGAGGAGTAAAAACCCTGACGATATTTTGCGGTTTCCTGCAACCCTTGCGGCTTACTTACCGGCTCTTTCGATTCTTGCAATTAAAAAAAATGTGATGCTTTCGCGGGAAGAAACGGGGCTCTTTTTACAAAAGTCGGCAAAGCTTTTACAGCGTTTCGGTATCGATATAGTTTTACCTAAAAGCCTAAAAAACGTTTTGACTCCCAAACCTGTTATAAGCGTAAAATCCGTAAAGGGAGCAGGAAATGTAGTTTCGTTTTTAAACCTTGATGATGTTCTTTCTTATGACCGAGCCCTAATGTTGGGAGATACCCTAATAGATATAGACGAATTTAAAAAGCTCTTTTTAAATAAATCGGGCTTGGTAAAATTTAACGATCAATTTCTTTTACTTGATCCCGAAGAAGTTGCCAAGATGTTAAAGGCTCTTGAAAAACCGGCAGATACAAAAGAGGTTTTACAAGCGGTTCTTTCGGGAAACGCAGTTTGTTCCAAACCCGCCTCAGAAATTATCAAGAATATTTTCAGGCAAGAAGAGGTTCCCATTCCTCAAAATCTAAATGCGGAATTAAGGCCTTATCAAGAACAGGGCTACCGCTGGCTTTATGCAAATATCAAAAGCGGCTTCGGCTGTCTTTTGGCCGACGACATGGGCTTGGGAAAAACCGTACAGATTATAAGTCTAATGCTTAGCTTTAAAAATTCAAAAGAAGCGGAATCACCTTTTTTGGTTATAGCCCCTGCAAGCCTTCTTTCAAACTGGGAACACGAAATAGCAAAATTCGCTCCTTCTCTTAAAACCGCCGTTTATCATGGGGTAGGGCGTAAGTTCAATATCGAAGCCGACGTAATAATAAGCACATATCAAACTATGCAAAAAGATATAGAAAAATTAAAGGACAAAAAAGTTTTTTGCATTATTTTAGATGAAGCTCAGGCTATAAAAAATTCCGGAACAAAAAAGGCTCATGCGGTAAAGGCAATTCAGGCGAGGGGCAGAATTGCTCTTACAGGGACACCGGTTGAAAACAACCTTGAAGACATGCGTTCCATATTCGACTTTTTTCTTCCCGGTTATTTAGGTACGGCCGACGAGTTTAGAAAAAAATGGCGTATTCCGATTGAGCTTCATAATTCGGAACCCGAAGCGGATGATCTAAAAAAAATTACTTCACCCTTTTTGCTCCGCCGTCTAAAGACCGATCCCAAGGTTATCTCGGATTTGCCGGATAAGATAATTACAAATCAATATTGCAATCTGACACCTGAGCAGCTGGCAATTTATGAAAACCTTGTAGAAACGGAATTGCACAAGGTGATGGGAGCCGAAACTAAGATTGAAAGGCAGGCCTATGTTCTAAAACTTTTAACGGCATTAAAACAGGTGTGCAACCATCCTAGAGCCTATGACAAGGAAACTCCCGTCGAAATGAAATACTCAGGCAAGGCCGCTGTCCTCATCGAGCTTTTAAACGAAATAATTTCTTCGGGAGAAAAGGCAATTATTTTCAGCCAATATGTAGGCACCCTCGACATTTTAAAAAACATCATTCAAAAAGAATTGGGAACCGAACCCCTTTTACTCCACGGTCAAATGCCCGCCTCAAAAAGAAAAAAGGCTGTAGATGTTTTTCAAACGGATCCTGCTTACCGCATCTTTTTAATTTCGCTTAAGGCGGGAGGTACCGGCCTTAACTTGACGGCAGCTAACAGGGTAATTCACTTTGACCTTTGGTATAATCCCGCAGTTGAAGATCAGGCCACAGACAGGGCATTTAGAATAGGACAGACAAAAAACGTCTTCGTGCACCGCCTTATCTGCTCCGGTACCTTTGAAGAAAAAATTGATGAGATGATTCAAAAAAAGCGGGAAATAAGCGGCATGAGCATTTCTTCAGGTGAAACATGGATTTCAAAATTGAGCAATGAAGAATTGGCCGGTCTTTTTAAGAGTTAATTCAAACATTGATAAACCTCTTTTTTTATGATATAATCTAAACTTAGGAGGCTTGGTATGTATTTTTTTATAAATGATTACAGCGAAGGTTGCCACCCAAAAATTCTTAAAACATTGACGGAAACAAATGAAGAACAAACCGTCGGTTACGGCTGTGACGAATATTGTGCAGAAGCTGCAGACCTTATCTTAAAAGAACTGGATGCACCTCAAAGTAAGGTTTATTTTTTTTCGGGGGGAACACAAACCAACCTGACCATGATAGCCTCAGTACTAAGACCTCATCAGGGAGTTATCGCTGCCGATACAGGGCATATAAACGTACATGAGTCGGGAGCTATCGAAGCTTGCGGACACAAGGTTCTAACCATCGAATCGGCAAACGGAAAAATAACGGCGGAGCAGGCTGAAGCTCTTATAAGGGCACATTACGATGATCCCACAGCCGAGCACATGGTTCAGCCCGGAATGATTTATATTTCAAATCCTACGGAACTCGGTACCATTTATTCAAAAAAAGAATTACAGGCTTTAAAGCTGACTGCTCAAAAATATTCCGTACCCCTCTATGTTGACGGTGCGCGGCTAGGCACAGCCCTCACAGCTGACAATAACGATTTAAGCCTTGCAGATATGGCAAGATATACGGACGCCTTTTATATAGGCGGAACAAAGATGGGAGCTCTTTTCGGTGAAGCTCTTATAATAAACAATCAGGATCTTCAAAAAGACTTTAGATATATACAAAAACAAAAAGGCGGCCTTTTTGCAAAGGGCAGACTTTTAGGCCTTCAGTTTAAAACTCTTTTTACGGATAAGCTTTACTTCGAAATAGGAAGAACAATGAACGAAACGGCAAAGATGATCCGTAAAGGTTTTTCCGATATGGGCTTTTCTTTTTTTATGGAAAGCGAAACAAATCAGAGCTTCCCAATAATCGAAAA
The DNA window shown above is from Treponema denticola and carries:
- a CDS encoding peroxiredoxin, giving the protein MEQMTMNMPLLGDDFPQLAVSTTHGPMKLPCDLKGSWFVLFSHPADFTPVCTTEFVAFQKLMPEFEKLGVKLIGLSIDQMQSHLKWIEWIKEKLGVEITFPVIAANDSIANQIGLLHPGKGTNTVRAVFIVDPNGKVRLVLYYPQEIGRNMEEIVRAVKALQTSDKNKVALPADWPNNGLIKDRAIIPPPPTEAEAKKRLKEYDGYDFWFCHKAL
- a CDS encoding NUDIX hydrolase; this translates as MEKNNGIEWKPDASREILKTRVFTVCEKDSISPEGEKKTFISLKAPSWVIVIPVYRNSSGEDIFVMVQQWRHGSESVCIEFPGGVVDEGEKTEDAALRELLEETGRTPKKIKCLSVLSPNPAIMENSCTVFLAELDKVEGKQNLDEDEFLNILEIPVKKVIQNMGNPPYTHAIMNAALFLYLKEKYYH
- a CDS encoding cytidylate kinase family protein: MAIITISRKIASFGDETAIELAKLLNYNFVDRKSLEKDLLAKGISEVQLKKYDERKPSFWASLSRERDSYFDYLREAVYEHASSGNSIFIGRGGFAILRHVPGLYSVRLVAADDIRISRLMKEFNYSEKDARALMEESDNNRDGFHKNFFNTVNEDSSEYNLVINTGHITPLQAAEIIKYGFEKTVSKEEAASGDKRLKELLLAQRIVNHISFDLKLQIYFLEADISKDEIILHGVADNAGLIQKAIDVAQEMSEGRKVSSAISMVNEYKPFP
- a CDS encoding heavy metal translocating P-type ATPase, encoding MSKKIKFNITGMTCSACSSHVQRAVEKLEGAAEVQVNLLTNSMSVNYDEAILGTDKIIDAVEKAGYGASLAEGLKNSSSNKNSADGKTSGTRSFQNDAAKLERDRIKKRLILSLVFMIPLFYVSMGHMASLPIPHFLHGIENALIFSFTQFLLALPVLIINKKFFTGGFKAFLNKAPNMDSLVAVGSGAALIYGIFAIYKMAYGMGHGDMETVRLFAGDLYFESAAMILTLVTLGKFLEANAKGKTSQAITKLMNLRPKTALVIRKGNEEEIPVEEIVKGDLILIKPGFSIPVDGIIVEGNSSVDEAAITGESLPVEKTAGDKVVSASINLSGTFTFKAERVGDDTTLSQIIALVEEASASKAPVSKLADKISNYFVPAVIAIAVITLFIWLIAGEGFEFALSRAISVLVISCPCALGLATPTAIMAGTGKGARLGILIRSAEALETAHKTNTVVLDKTGTITQGRPDVIDIKKNENFSEDEVLSFAYSLEVLSEHPLANAVIKRAKEKNLEALKIKDFKAEHGFGISGMEEASGLKIFAGNEKLFQKNNIEISHAKAEIDALAEKGATPLLIGVSGGTGGSSLETNTGAKLIGIIAVADKIKEGSIESIAEFKAMGIKTIMLTGDNKKTANAIKAQTGVDDFTAELLPQNKKNEIEKLHQAGLKTAMIGDGINDAPALMTADVGIAIGNGTDIAIESADIILMNDNLQTAVDSIQLSRAVMRNIKENLFWALFYNSLCIPLAAGAFYPLFGIVLSPMIAAAAMSLSSVSVVSNALRLNYFKPKRKYKINRDAGSTESCLTDKNKIKEKELMNTVLKVNGMQCQHCVSHVKEALTKISGVSAEIDLGAKTATITHPESVAVADLKKAIEDAGYTVE
- a CDS encoding Rpn family recombination-promoting nuclease/putative transposase, whose protein sequence is MQKLFKITLRNDYAFKRVFGAEENKDVLQDLLECILDIPPENIAGLELLDKEFHKELLSEKLGILDIKLRLKDGTFVDIEIQNSWHFDFPERTLYYWSKMYNEAIKQGQDYTNLPKCITINLIGKGFDKNKRLHNKYLVLEKDTKEPLASKLEIHILNLEKARLLKEGQCKDNKAKRLLNWLKFIETDDREVRKMLEQESPTMKKANAAISVMEMSPRDKWLYDSRMKYEHDRASCISEGYRKGIEEGILQGEIKGIQQGFANGSYQNKLETAKLMKKMNYPISDICTISGLSVEEIESL
- a CDS encoding DEAD/DEAH box helicase, which translates into the protein MARQTYGTTPWGAWFLEMLKAYDDSGRLSRGKTYANTGKVNSLVVNGQTAGAKVKGNYSPWYHVYFKFPPLSKTNETAIRSILEKHPIELAGLRAGIMSPALIEALKKKKVRLIPARWNLIERDCTCPDSGDPCKHMAAVLFLLAKEIDHDPRLLFKLADFDIDSINVLETEVFEKGGTQKLGLLQEQPVPLSLRKNETLNEAANLSSDSSVNEAVHNSCELRSPLKFSLGESYLPLITNILPPEPNFTSSDFIIKLTEFYHKAVLNYGLNFYSQEKQNEKQEEKSVNPFLFARVKINIDNIRKQKRAFPLEPKSPLTINIKLNETSEINQTLLQAQSFYKTRNSLNEMSPSVKILFSLFALAGKLIQSSAFIPAVFTENKKLFIFWKSLSASSEIKADILKFAASLTKDFFLPVEKWGRLYCAELLLTALLTEYAASLKFFPNKSYTKDKEIDKLFFSNEEIDISVPGKRNLDTVIYSWLSVLNYSNCGYEYRLTLEALKDDEFFLLSALVRKAKEKQIEASDDSFALEAEAPFAELNIAAKRSKNPDDILRFPATLAAYLPALSILAIKKNVMLSREETGLFLQKSAKLLQRFGIDIVLPKSLKNVLTPKPVISVKSVKGAGNVVSFLNLDDVLSYDRALMLGDTLIDIDEFKKLFLNKSGLVKFNDQFLLLDPEEVAKMLKALEKPADTKEVLQAVLSGNAVCSKPASEIIKNIFRQEEVPIPQNLNAELRPYQEQGYRWLYANIKSGFGCLLADDMGLGKTVQIISLMLSFKNSKEAESPFLVIAPASLLSNWEHEIAKFAPSLKTAVYHGVGRKFNIEADVIISTYQTMQKDIEKLKDKKVFCIILDEAQAIKNSGTKKAHAVKAIQARGRIALTGTPVENNLEDMRSIFDFFLPGYLGTADEFRKKWRIPIELHNSEPEADDLKKITSPFLLRRLKTDPKVISDLPDKIITNQYCNLTPEQLAIYENLVETELHKVMGAETKIERQAYVLKLLTALKQVCNHPRAYDKETPVEMKYSGKAAVLIELLNEIISSGEKAIIFSQYVGTLDILKNIIQKELGTEPLLLHGQMPASKRKKAVDVFQTDPAYRIFLISLKAGGTGLNLTAANRVIHFDLWYNPAVEDQATDRAFRIGQTKNVFVHRLICSGTFEEKIDEMIQKKREISGMSISSGETWISKLSNEELAGLFKS
- a CDS encoding threonine aldolase family protein; this translates as MYFFINDYSEGCHPKILKTLTETNEEQTVGYGCDEYCAEAADLILKELDAPQSKVYFFSGGTQTNLTMIASVLRPHQGVIAADTGHINVHESGAIEACGHKVLTIESANGKITAEQAEALIRAHYDDPTAEHMVQPGMIYISNPTELGTIYSKKELQALKLTAQKYSVPLYVDGARLGTALTADNNDLSLADMARYTDAFYIGGTKMGALFGEALIINNQDLQKDFRYIQKQKGGLFAKGRLLGLQFKTLFTDKLYFEIGRTMNETAKMIRKGFSDMGFSFFMESETNQSFPIIENSLLAKIEKEFKCEFWAKISENQTAVRFCTSWATTKEAVKKLFEYVDEIKSKTD